From the genome of Candidatus Dormiibacterota bacterium:
CAGCCCCGGAATGGATCGTCTCACTCACCGACGAAGTAGATCTCGAAAAACGTCGGTCATATTGAAGAGAGGTCGTCGCGCAGGTATTGACGAATCGTGCGGTTCGTTGTCGAAAATCGGCGGACAGGATCGAGATGAGATGCCGGCCATTCACCATGAGTCCTGCCTAGAAGTGATGTCGACGTTGCCAGGTGCCGGGCGGGACACCGACGACTTCCTTGAAGACTCGCGAAAAGTGACTCTGCTCGGTGAAGCCGGTGGCCAGGGAGATTTCGGCGAGCGATGAAGCGCCCTCCCTTAGAAGGTCCTGTGCTCGTTCGATTCGGAGGTTCAACTGCCACTTGTGTGGCGAAATGCCCATGGACACCTTGAAGGCCCGGCCAAA
Proteins encoded in this window:
- a CDS encoding AraC family transcriptional regulator, with amino-acid sequence FGRAFKVSMGISPHKWQLNLRIERAQDLLREGASSLAEISLATGFTEQSHFSRVFKEVVGVPPGTWQRRHHF